In one Diabrotica virgifera virgifera chromosome 5, PGI_DIABVI_V3a genomic region, the following are encoded:
- the LOC126885574 gene encoding uncharacterized protein LOC126885574 produces the protein MMEEDLLTATACFLILCGDSRKRKRKCWVRPSLKKREKYGGKEILSDLKKDDVLLELRTDGCFKNFLRMSSSDMEFLLQKIAPVIRKADTNCRKAIPPQERLAVTLRFLATGDSYSSLMYLFKISKQAISKIVPEVCAALVNAIKDQVKMPKTAQEWETITNGFSVLWNFPKCVGVMDGKHIAIQAPKNSGSDFFNYKTFFSIVLFGVMDANYRFLYFHVGSQGRISDGGVFENTLFKKLLTRCKLNLPEYSSLPGREKLVPHVFLGDDAFPLSPNLLKPYPGAQDKGNSSRSKNSYNPPGTYDGEDKDTGRVLEGSWRRETQSNTFTSYKKVARNASTEAKDIRQEFADFFVTPLGMVPWQNNY, from the exons ATGATGGAGGAAGACTTATTAACTGCTACCGCGTGCTTTCTAATTTTGTGTGGTGATTCACGAAAACGGAAGCGTAAATGTTGGGTCCGTCCAAGTTTGAAGAAAAGGGAAAAATATGGTGGAAAGGAAATATTATCGGATTTAAAGAAAGATGACGTTTTATTAGAACTTCGAACCGATGGGtgcttcaaaaattttttgcGCATGAGTAGTTCAGATATGGAAtttttgctgcaaaaaattgcACCAGTGATAAGAAAAGCAGATACTAACTGTAGAAAGGCTATACCTCCACAAGAACGATTAGCTGTAACATTGCGCTTTCTGGCAACTGGAGATTCCTACAGCAGCTTGATGTATTTATTTAAGATTTCGAAACAAGCTATCTCAAAGATAGTACCAGAAGTATGTGCTGCGCTAGTAAATGCAATTAAAGACCAAGTTAAG ATGCCTAAAACTGCTCAAGAATGGGAAACAATTACTAATGGTTTCAGTGTTCTTTGGAATTTTCCAAAATGTGTAGGCGTCATGGATGGCAAGCACATTGCAATACAAGCACCAAAAAACAGTGGAAGTGATTTCTTCAATTACAAAACGTTTTTTAGCATTGTTCTGTTCGGCGTAATGGATGCTAAttaccgatttttgtattttcatGTAGGCTCCCAAGGGAGAATATCTGATGGAGGAGTTTTCGAAAATACATTATTCAAAAAACTATTAACTCGCTGCAAACTCAACCTTCCAGAATATAGCTCTTTACCAGGACGTGAGAAATTAGTCCCTCACGTATTTTTAGGGGATGATGCCTTCCCATTATCACCAAATTTACTGAAACCCTACCCTGGGGCGCAGGACAAAGG GAATAGTTCAAGATCTAAAAATTCCTACAATCCCCCAGGTACATATGACGGTGAAGATAAAGATACAGGACGTGTTTTAGAAGGATCGTGGAGAAGAGAAACTCAGAGTAATACATTTACTTCATACAAGAAAGTTGCACGAAATGCATCAACTGAAGCAAAAGATATTAGGCAAGAGTTTGCAGATTTTTTCGTTACACCTTTGGGGATGGTGCCGTGGCagaataattattga